The Mucilaginibacter sp. PAMB04168 genome contains the following window.
TAGCAGCTAATCATCCCGAATATGAGATCGTCATCAACATACAGGGCGATGAGCCCTATATCGATCCGGTACAAATCAGTAAAGTAGCCGCCTGTTTTAACACTCCTGGTACACAAATAGCTACCCTAATTAAAAAGATTACGGTTGCTGCCGACCTGCATAACGCCAACTCGCCGAAGGTAATTGTGAACAAGCTGGGAGACGCCATTTACTTCTCCCGCTCGGCGGTACCGCATATACGTGGTCAGGAGCCGGAACAGTGGTTTGAACATTTTGATTACTTCAAGCACATTGGTATTTACGGCTTCCGGTCGGAGGTGTTGCGGGCTGTAACACGTTTACCTGTTTCGTTATTAGAGAAAGCCGAAAGCCTGGAGCAATTACGCTGGATTGAGAACGGTTACCGCATTAAAGTAGCCGAAACGGAGCTAGAAACACAAGCGGTAGATACGCCTGAAGATTTGGAAAAGCTAAAACAGGCTACTAAATAATTAGCTGTCATTACGAGTGCAGAAACATTGTACTCTTACTATCCATTTTGCTACACAAGTAAAAAAGTTTTCGCCTACACCTTTTACTGTTGTTATATTTGATTATAAGCAGCAGTAAGCCAACCGGTTATGGAGAATAAGAATTTACCATTAATTACTATCACGTTATCGGGCTTATTTGCCATATTAGGGACAATTGTGGGAGGCGTCGTTCAAGGCTACTGGAATGTTCAGCTTGCGGAAAGAAAATATCAGTCGGATCTGGTGTTAAAGGCTTTGGAGTCGAGTTCTGCCGAAGAACGTTTACAAACACTTAAGCTGCTTGTTCATACCAACTTAATTAAAGAATCAGATGTAAGGGATAGTGTAAGCAGGTACATACTGCAAAGCGAAAAAGACCCGGAGACCATTCCCCAAATTAAACCGGCAGCAGCCCAATCTCTTGAACCGCCTATAATAAATAACGCCAGACTTTATTTACTAACAGGCAGTAAAAATAAGGCTATAGCATTTACCGACCTTAACAGCAAACTTACTTCAGCTGGTTTCAAAGTAATGGGAGCAAAAAATATCATTGATGTTGGTCGGCCCGATGCACCGGAGGTTAGGTATTTCAACATGTCTGATCAGCAACAGGCTGAAAAAATAGCAGAATTTGTAAGATTTAAATTTGACGCATCAAACTTTGCAGCCAAATACTATGTAGATGCCAAGGCAAAGCCTGGATATATAGAAATATGGCTGGGCAGGTAGCGCTATGTAAACTGATGCAAATCTGTTACTTGTACTACGTTCCATACTTTAAAACCTTTCATCATACATCAGGTTTAAGAAATTAAACTTTGGTGATGAAAAATCATTTTGCCTGCCTTTTTTTAATCTTTTTAACAGCAATGCTTTGCTGCTCCTGCAGCAAAAGAGGCCCGCTTGCACTGTTTAACAAACTGTCGCCACATGATGCCTATGCCCAACGATTGAAAGATGCTGGATTAGAACGCTCAGCTATGGGCAACGCCTGGTTGCAAAAAGGGCAGCTGAGCGTTAGCAATCCTTTAAACATTAGCATTCCATACAAGGAAACCGGTTATTTTTCGGCCGAAAAAATACCAGTTACTGCTTTGCGATTCGATGCCCGGCGTGGGCAAAAGCTAAACATAAGCCTAACTAAAAAGCCGCAGACCAATTTCTCCATCTATATAGATCTGCTGCAGGAACAAAGCGCGACCGAACAAAAAGTTTTAGCCTCGGCAGATACTAACGGCCGCAGCTTGGAATACGAGGTTAAGGAGAACGGTAAATACATATTACGCCTTCAGCCAGAATTGTTGCGCAGCGGCGAATACACCCTTACCATCACTTCCGGCCCTTCACTCAACTTTCCGGTCTCATCAAGCGGCAAGCCGCATATAGGGAGCTTTTGGGGCGATGGGCGCGATAACGGCGGCCGACGGCACGAGGGCGTTGATATATTTGCTATCAAACACACACCAGCCATTGCTGCTGCCAATGGCACGGTAACCAGGGTCACCGAAAACACTTTGGGCGGCCTGGTAGTATTTATGCACCCCGATAACCGCGATTATACGCTGTATTATGCCCACCTGGACAAACAATTGGTGCAAGACGGACAAACTGTACGCATAGGCGACACCCTTGGGCTGGTAGGTAACACTGGTAATGCCCGCACTACACCGCCGCATCTGCACTTTGGCATTTACACTAACGGTGGGGCAATTGATCCGCTGATTTTTGTCGACCGTGAAGTAAAGTCTCCACCTCCTATCAGCGCCTCGTTAACATTGCTCAATGCCACGGCCCGTACAACCGCCCGCAACAACGCCCTACATATCGAACCGACTGACAAGGCACTTACCCGCCAATCCGTACCCATTAGCACACCACTTACTATTGAAGCAGCCACAGACGGCTGGTACAAAGCCACCCTTCCTGACGGTACGCAGGGCTACATACAAAGCCGTAACGTAACCACAGCAACAGCTACTCTGCGCCGTATTACCCTCAATCAAGCCCGGCCGCTGTTAGATGCACCGGATAGTGTAACGGCTGCCCGTAAAGCAACCCTGGCCAACGGTACGCAGGTGGCTATCAGAGGCTCGTTCAAAAACTATTATTTAATTACTGATGATAACGAAAACACCGGCTGGATAAATATGAAAATTGAGTAGTTTTCCCTGCCTGGAGTTAATTATATATTAATAAGTTTAACCAAAAATTTATATAGCGTTAAACTTGTGAAAAAATCTTATTTCGTAGCCTTATTTATTTTGCTACAGCTGGTTGCAAAAGGCCAGGTCATTAACCAATTTTCCAGATTTGACTTCAGCATATCCGGAGGTATCAGCAAGTCATTTACCGATGAAAGAAACTCAGATGTTGCCGTTCTTGGTTTGGCAGGCATAACTTACAACCAAACACCTTACATAAATTACGTTGCAGAGATACAAGGCGGTCAGTTTATGGGAAACAGTAACTATGCTAACTCGTTACAGAGAGATTTTAAAACCAACTATCTGGCGCCAAGTTTCAGGGTACAGTTTCAATTGGGCGAGTTTGTAGATTATAACAGCAGCAGTTTTTTAAACACTTTAAAAAATATGTATATCAGTCCGGGTATAGGCGTTATTTATACCCGATCAAACGTAAACACTATTGCTGCATCCGGTAGCAGCTATACCACAGGCTATGATAAGGTAGTTGATTATTCAATGTTTATTCCGGCTCGTTTGGGTTATGAGTTTAAGATTTTTGTAGAGGATGAACCATTCATGAAAATTGATGTAGGGTATCAATTCAATTACCTTATTGGCGATAAATTGGATGGTAACCTCAGCGGTAAAAGTAATGACATGTTTCACCAGCTCACACTGGGTTTTAAATTTGCTATTCCGGGAGTTACCACTTACCGTAAGCCTATTTAGGTGAAAACAGCATCAGAGGTAATAAGCTTCGCCATTGCTTTTAACCCGACCGTTATCAAGCAACTGCCTGATCACGGTCAGTCTGTCGGCACTTTTGCCGTGTTTAAGCGAGGTAACCAGCTGTTCGAGATGCAAAGGGCCAGTGTTTAAGAGCTGAAGTATTTCTTCGGTAATTAAGCCCTGCAACTGACCAGCGTTTTGGGCCTGCTTCTCACGGCGGCAAACATCACACACGCCACATTTTGGAGCGTTCAACTCGTTGAAATATGCCAACAATTGCTGGCTACGGCATTGATTGTGGGTTACATAGCCCAGCATGGCTTCCATCTTTTTGCGGTACACGGCCTTACGGTTTTCCAGGTATTGGCGGTCAATCCATAAATGGTCTGACGTTTGGCGGGCTTTAAGATAGGTAACCTGCGGTTTATCGGTTTGCGGCAGGTAGGTTAAAACACTAAAGTCATTCAGCTGCTGCATAGCATCAGTTACCTGCTGTACGCTGAGGTTAGTACGCCGGGCAATATCAAACTCGCGCATGCGGGTATAGTTCTCAAATGCGCCACCGTATGAGCGCAGCAGCGTTTTTATAAAAGGATCCCAAGCCGGGTTTTGTATCTGGAAATTATATAGTTCCTCGTGTCCTATCTCAAATTGAAATCGGGAAGGTAGAAAAACGCTTTCGTTGAATGACAGGTATTCGCCCTGTTCCAAAAACTTAAGCGCATTTAAACTTTTCAAGGCATCGAGCTTAAAACGACTGCTAAAATCAGCCAAATCCAGATCAAAGCTCATACCCTCGCCAGCCCCATAGGCCAGCTGGTAATAATTGGCCAGGTAATGATATACCTGCTTAATTTCTTCTACGGTTGGAAATGCTACTTCAAATTTACGTTGCTGTTTAAGGCGGTCGTTTTCGTTATAAAACAGCACGGCGTAAGCTTTTTGCTCATCGCGCCCCGCCCTACCGGCTTCCTGATAGTAGGCTTCCAGGCTTTCGGGCAAATCTTTGTGCATTACATAGCGCACATCGGGCTTGTCAATACCCATACCAAAGGCGTTAGTGGCTACTATAATCCGTATATGATTGTTTTTCCACTGCTCTTGCCGGGCGGTACGCAAATCACCGCTCAGGCCTGCATGGTAATAATCGGCCGGGATGCCGTTCTCGTTAAAGAAGCGGGCCAGTTCGGTCGTTTCCTTTCGGCTGCGCACATAAACAATGCCGCTGCCGTTTACGCTTCGCGCCACCTCCAGCATACGGCGAAGCTTATTTTCTTCATGTTGTATCCGGTAACTTATATTCTGCCGCTCAAAGCTTTGCTGAAAAACATTGCGTTCCCTGAATAGCAGCTTATCTTGTATATCGTCCTTTACCTCGGCTGTGGCCGTCGCTGTCAGGGCCAGGATGGGCACCTTGGGGTGCAGCTGCCGCAAATCGGCCACGTGCAAATAAGGCGGACGGAAATCATATCCCCATTGTGATATGCAATGCGCCTCGTCAACCGCAATCAGGTTTACTTTCATGTACTTGATGCGTTCCCTAACCAAGTCGCTCATCAACCGTTCTGGCGAGAGATACAAGAATTTCACCGGGCCATAAATGCAGTTATCCAGTGCAATATCTACCTCACGCTTACCCATGCCCGATACAATGGCAACAGCCTCAATACCCTTTGCCTTCAGGCCATCTACCTGGTCTTTCATCAGGGCAATTAAAGGCGAAATAACCAGGCAAATACCCTCCATAGCCAGGGCCGGCACCTGGTAGCAAACCGATTTACCCCCACCCGTGGGCAGCAAGGCCAGCGTATCGCGCCCCTGCATTACCGACTCGATAATGGGCTGCTGCAACGGCCTGAAAGCCTCATGTTTCCAGTAATGCTGTAGTATTTGCGCTATGGTCATGTTTTGGTACAGCAAGTATAACGCATTTTGAGGCTGGGTGTGTGCGGGCGAAGTAGATTTGTTGGCTTTACAGCAGGCTAATGCCCGTTAGCATACTAATTGGCAGTCTAACCCTGTGAACGGTGGCGCGGTAATTAATTTAAAACGCTTGTACCGAATTGTACTTAAAGTGCATGCCGTGGGAATTGGCTCCGGAAGCCTTATCGATAATATCAATACAAAGATATTCCTATTCAATGCATGAAACTATTAGTTTATTTAGCAACGCTCCTATTACTAACATCAAAGCTATCTGCGCAAGTTATTAAAGCTGAAGAGGCTGCGGCAAACATTGGCCGGTATGGTTATGTGGACGGACAAGTTTACGAAATCAGAAAAATAGCGAACACTAAAACCACATTGATATATATAGGCGATCACCCCCCTAAACA
Protein-coding sequences here:
- the kdsB gene encoding 3-deoxy-manno-octulosonate cytidylyltransferase — protein: MKILGIIPARYASTRFPGKPLVDITGKVMIQRVYEQCVKCASLDEVIVATDDVRILNHIHDFGGKAVMTSPDHQSGTDRCAEVAANHPEYEIVINIQGDEPYIDPVQISKVAACFNTPGTQIATLIKKITVAADLHNANSPKVIVNKLGDAIYFSRSAVPHIRGQEPEQWFEHFDYFKHIGIYGFRSEVLRAVTRLPVSLLEKAESLEQLRWIENGYRIKVAETELETQAVDTPEDLEKLKQATK
- a CDS encoding peptidoglycan DD-metalloendopeptidase family protein, encoding MKNHFACLFLIFLTAMLCCSCSKRGPLALFNKLSPHDAYAQRLKDAGLERSAMGNAWLQKGQLSVSNPLNISIPYKETGYFSAEKIPVTALRFDARRGQKLNISLTKKPQTNFSIYIDLLQEQSATEQKVLASADTNGRSLEYEVKENGKYILRLQPELLRSGEYTLTITSGPSLNFPVSSSGKPHIGSFWGDGRDNGGRRHEGVDIFAIKHTPAIAAANGTVTRVTENTLGGLVVFMHPDNRDYTLYYAHLDKQLVQDGQTVRIGDTLGLVGNTGNARTTPPHLHFGIYTNGGAIDPLIFVDREVKSPPPISASLTLLNATARTTARNNALHIEPTDKALTRQSVPISTPLTIEAATDGWYKATLPDGTQGYIQSRNVTTATATLRRITLNQARPLLDAPDSVTAARKATLANGTQVAIRGSFKNYYLITDDNENTGWINMKIE
- a CDS encoding ATP-dependent DNA helicase RecQ; protein product: MTIAQILQHYWKHEAFRPLQQPIIESVMQGRDTLALLPTGGGKSVCYQVPALAMEGICLVISPLIALMKDQVDGLKAKGIEAVAIVSGMGKREVDIALDNCIYGPVKFLYLSPERLMSDLVRERIKYMKVNLIAVDEAHCISQWGYDFRPPYLHVADLRQLHPKVPILALTATATAEVKDDIQDKLLFRERNVFQQSFERQNISYRIQHEENKLRRMLEVARSVNGSGIVYVRSRKETTELARFFNENGIPADYYHAGLSGDLRTARQEQWKNNHIRIIVATNAFGMGIDKPDVRYVMHKDLPESLEAYYQEAGRAGRDEQKAYAVLFYNENDRLKQQRKFEVAFPTVEEIKQVYHYLANYYQLAYGAGEGMSFDLDLADFSSRFKLDALKSLNALKFLEQGEYLSFNESVFLPSRFQFEIGHEELYNFQIQNPAWDPFIKTLLRSYGGAFENYTRMREFDIARRTNLSVQQVTDAMQQLNDFSVLTYLPQTDKPQVTYLKARQTSDHLWIDRQYLENRKAVYRKKMEAMLGYVTHNQCRSQQLLAYFNELNAPKCGVCDVCRREKQAQNAGQLQGLITEEILQLLNTGPLHLEQLVTSLKHGKSADRLTVIRQLLDNGRVKSNGEAYYL